The Amycolatopsis sp. 195334CR genome window below encodes:
- a CDS encoding transcriptional regulator, which translates to MTVRTDRGEVRVLLETGPFAAALRAAIRARGLGLERTRYRLLERGVPVSLATLSYWQSGRCRPERPESLAALTALEEVLEVPPGSLTRLLGPPRRRT; encoded by the coding sequence ATGACCGTTCGAACCGACCGCGGCGAGGTGCGGGTCCTGCTGGAGACGGGCCCGTTCGCCGCCGCGCTGCGGGCGGCCATCCGGGCGCGGGGCCTCGGCCTGGAACGCACCCGGTACCGCCTGCTCGAACGCGGCGTGCCGGTCAGCCTGGCCACGCTGAGCTACTGGCAGTCGGGCCGCTGCCGTCCGGAACGACCCGAGTCGCTGGCCGCGCTGACCGCGCTGGAGGAGGTGCTGGAGGTGCCGCCCGGCTCGCTCACCCGGCTGCTCGGCCCACCGCGGCGGCGGACCTGA
- a CDS encoding metal-dependent transcriptional regulator, which yields MSDSTTRRSSSIEDYVRAIYGLVERGEAVTNTSLAGRLEVSPSSVSGMVTKLSQQGLVAHVPYRGIELTAEGRLLARAVLRRHRLIETYLVSELGYTWDEVHAEADALEHAVSDRLVERIAAKLGNPVRDPHGDPIPAADGSIEELQTAILDELQPGVVGEIVRVWDTDPDLLRYLTEHAINLGERIEVVERQPFGGPIVVKVGSPPDCATHALGKEIAQALSVAVRAR from the coding sequence ATGTCTGACAGCACCACTCGCCGATCGTCGTCCATCGAGGACTACGTCCGGGCGATCTACGGGCTGGTGGAGCGCGGCGAGGCGGTGACGAACACCTCGCTGGCCGGACGGCTGGAGGTGAGCCCGTCCTCGGTGTCGGGCATGGTCACCAAGCTGTCGCAGCAGGGCCTGGTCGCGCACGTGCCCTACCGCGGCATCGAGCTGACCGCCGAGGGACGGCTGCTGGCCCGCGCGGTCCTGCGGCGGCACCGGCTCATCGAGACGTACCTGGTCTCGGAACTGGGTTACACCTGGGACGAGGTGCACGCCGAGGCGGACGCGCTGGAGCACGCCGTGTCCGACCGCCTGGTCGAGCGGATCGCGGCGAAGCTCGGCAACCCCGTCCGCGACCCGCACGGCGACCCGATCCCGGCCGCCGACGGCAGCATCGAGGAACTCCAGACGGCCATCCTGGACGAACTGCAGCCCGGCGTGGTCGGCGAGATCGTCCGCGTCTGGGACACCGACCCGGATCTGCTGCGCTACCTCACCGAGCACGCGATCAACCTCGGCGAGCGCATCGAGGTGGTCGAGCGCCAGCCGTTCGGCGGCCCGATCGTGGTCAAGGTGGGTTCCCCGCCGGACTGCGCCACGCACGCGCTGGGCAAGGAGATCGCGCAGGCGCTGAGCGTGGCCGTGCGCGCCCGCTGA
- a CDS encoding GNAT family N-acetyltransferase — translation MPVRDAVAGDIEEICALIEEHAVYEGKNDLKLDRAELGGFLFGPSPKAWVLIATPPDSTAVAGFAFCSWNFSTWEARPGIWLDDLFIRPEHRRHGLGRELLDELARRTPGRVEWDMQSGNTKAEAFYGQLGAEPVPGWIRYRWRPGA, via the coding sequence ATGCCCGTACGCGACGCGGTCGCCGGCGACATCGAGGAGATCTGCGCGCTGATCGAGGAGCACGCGGTCTACGAAGGCAAGAACGACCTGAAGCTGGACCGCGCCGAACTGGGCGGGTTCCTCTTCGGGCCGTCGCCGAAGGCCTGGGTGCTGATCGCCACGCCGCCGGACTCGACGGCGGTTGCCGGGTTCGCCTTCTGCTCGTGGAACTTCTCCACCTGGGAGGCGCGGCCGGGCATCTGGCTGGACGACCTGTTCATCCGGCCCGAGCACCGGCGCCACGGCCTCGGCCGCGAGCTGCTCGACGAACTGGCCCGGCGCACGCCCGGCCGGGTGGAATGGGACATGCAGTCGGGGAACACCAAGGCCGAGGCCTTCTACGGCCAACTCGGCGCCGAACCGGTCCCGGGGTGGATCCGCTACCGCTGGCGCCCCGGCGCGTGA
- a CDS encoding amidohydrolase — translation MQVDAVYENARGWTGETRTDALAVLHGRVVAIGDDARELSTRRRVDLGGGFVVPGFHDAHNHMAWFGMGLDDVPLGACRSVAEVYDAVAARARELPPGSWIIGSGYDQNKLDGGHPTRHGLDRAAPEHLVRLKHTSGHMTVVNSRVLDQLDLARVPVGGDVVTDEEGSPTGLLREQAQLLLRPLTYPTPLETVVRGLGRASERYLAEGITSVQEAGVGGGLVGETPAEVAAYQLARDRGLLGVRATVMVASSVLHDLADVGFGIDLGIRSGLGDEWLRIGPMKLFADGSLIGRTAAMHDDFANDPGNRGYFQVPEDELAETILRAHRAGWQIATHAIGDRAVTTVLDAYEAALAAHPRADHRHRIEHCGVLRPQEVAKLAGLGLIPSPQGRFVNEIGDGMRAALGPEREGWCYRLRSVLDAGCVLPASSDRPVVDGAPLLGLNDMVQRRTAGGHELGPEERLTPEQALRAYTHGSAYAAFREHDLGTLSPGKLADFVVLSEDPLAAESLPEARVLATAVAGEIVYEED, via the coding sequence ATGCAGGTTGACGCGGTGTACGAGAACGCACGGGGCTGGACGGGGGAGACCCGCACCGACGCGCTCGCGGTGCTGCACGGCCGCGTGGTGGCCATCGGGGACGACGCGCGCGAGCTGTCCACGCGCCGCCGGGTCGACCTCGGCGGTGGTTTCGTGGTGCCCGGGTTCCACGACGCGCACAACCACATGGCCTGGTTCGGCATGGGCCTGGACGACGTGCCGCTCGGCGCGTGCCGCAGCGTGGCCGAGGTCTACGACGCCGTCGCCGCGCGCGCCCGCGAGCTGCCGCCGGGCAGCTGGATCATCGGCAGCGGGTACGACCAGAACAAGCTCGACGGCGGCCACCCGACCCGGCACGGCCTGGACCGGGCCGCGCCGGAGCACCTGGTCCGGTTGAAGCACACCTCCGGGCACATGACCGTGGTCAACTCGCGGGTGCTCGACCAGCTGGACCTGGCTCGGGTGCCGGTCGGCGGGGACGTGGTCACCGACGAGGAGGGCTCGCCGACCGGACTGCTGCGCGAGCAGGCCCAGCTCCTGCTGCGCCCGCTGACCTACCCGACCCCGCTGGAGACCGTGGTCCGCGGCCTGGGCCGGGCGTCCGAGCGGTACCTGGCGGAGGGCATCACCAGCGTGCAGGAGGCCGGGGTCGGCGGCGGGCTGGTCGGCGAGACGCCCGCCGAGGTCGCCGCCTACCAGCTCGCGCGCGACCGCGGCCTGCTCGGCGTGCGCGCGACGGTGATGGTGGCCTCCAGCGTGCTGCACGACCTCGCCGACGTCGGTTTCGGCATCGACCTGGGCATTCGCAGCGGCCTCGGTGACGAGTGGCTGCGGATCGGGCCGATGAAGCTGTTCGCTGACGGCTCGCTGATCGGCCGGACCGCCGCGATGCACGACGACTTCGCCAACGACCCCGGCAACCGCGGGTACTTCCAGGTCCCCGAGGACGAACTGGCCGAGACCATCCTGCGGGCGCACCGGGCGGGCTGGCAGATCGCCACGCACGCCATCGGCGATCGTGCGGTGACCACCGTGCTCGACGCGTACGAGGCCGCGCTCGCCGCCCACCCGCGGGCCGACCACCGGCACCGGATCGAGCACTGCGGGGTGCTGCGGCCCCAGGAGGTGGCGAAGCTCGCCGGGCTCGGGCTGATCCCGTCGCCGCAGGGGCGGTTCGTCAACGAGATCGGTGACGGCATGCGCGCGGCGCTCGGCCCCGAGCGCGAAGGCTGGTGCTACCGGCTGCGCAGCGTGCTCGACGCGGGGTGCGTGCTGCCCGCCAGCTCGGACCGGCCGGTGGTGGACGGCGCGCCGCTGCTGGGACTGAACGACATGGTCCAGCGGCGGACGGCCGGTGGGCACGAGCTCGGGCCGGAGGAACGGCTGACCCCGGAGCAGGCGCTGCGCGCGTACACCCACGGTTCGGCCTACGCCGCCTTCCGGGAACACGACCTGGGCACGCTTTCACCGGGCAAGCTCGCCGACTTCGTGGTGTTGTCGGAAGATCCGCTGGCGGCCGAGAGCCTGCCGGAAGCCAGGGTGCTCGCGACCGCGGTCGCGGGTGAGATCGTCTACGAGGAGGACTGA
- a CDS encoding enoyl-CoA hydratase/isomerase family protein produces the protein MTGTVELTVEDTEKGIAEIWLNRPDRLNAVSAELVEDLLAALDAVAGSGARAVVLAGRGRAFCAGHDLKEAPQPGDSRPRIERLQEVTRRLRNLPQPVIAAVHGYAVGAGAEFALGCDLILASQDAVFAFPEVGLGLSVTGAASRLLPLLVGPLKARELLLFGEKIDGPMAKGMGLVNKLTGNDDLHETAREWAEKLAGRPAAAATLAKRAIDHGIDSALEATLELEVAHALITETSPDFAKSADDFRNRT, from the coding sequence ATGACCGGCACCGTGGAACTCACCGTCGAAGACACCGAAAAGGGCATCGCCGAAATCTGGCTGAACCGGCCGGACCGGCTGAACGCCGTCTCCGCCGAACTCGTCGAGGACCTGCTCGCCGCGCTGGACGCGGTCGCCGGTTCCGGGGCGCGGGCGGTGGTGCTCGCCGGCCGCGGGCGCGCCTTCTGCGCCGGGCACGACCTCAAGGAAGCCCCCCAGCCGGGTGACTCGCGTCCCCGGATCGAGCGACTGCAGGAGGTCACCCGCCGGTTGCGGAACCTGCCGCAGCCGGTGATCGCCGCGGTGCACGGGTACGCGGTCGGCGCGGGCGCCGAGTTCGCGCTCGGGTGCGACCTCATCCTGGCGTCGCAGGACGCCGTGTTCGCCTTCCCGGAGGTCGGCCTCGGGCTGAGCGTGACCGGCGCGGCCTCGCGCCTGCTGCCGCTGCTCGTCGGGCCGCTCAAGGCCAGGGAGCTGCTGCTGTTCGGCGAGAAGATCGACGGGCCGATGGCCAAGGGCATGGGCCTGGTCAACAAGCTGACCGGCAACGACGACCTGCACGAGACCGCCCGCGAATGGGCGGAGAAGCTGGCCGGCCGCCCGGCCGCGGCGGCCACGCTGGCCAAGCGCGCGATCGACCACGGCATCGACTCGGCGCTGGAAGCCACCCTCGAACTCGAGGTCGCGCACGCCCTGATCACCGAGACTTCACCCGACTTCGCCAAGTCCGCCGACGACTTCCGGAACCGCACATGA
- a CDS encoding ATP-dependent acyl-CoA ligase, producing MSPQRPRSGDDPRTPEKLVEVDDLVALVTRAATQWPDKEAWHFDATGERLTFADIDAQTTEFAIALAELGVERGDRVAVMLRNQPEFPLLWLALAKLGASLVPVNTNYRELDGKHVLAHSGAKLAVAAEEFVELLNTIAPDTAVRRVLTPAELSKTGPASEFTASGEQPANVQYTSGTTGAPKGCVLPHRYWTTLAKSLVLHDPEVYSGDVLLTAQPFHYIDPQWNVALGLASGAKLVVLDRFHPSTFWAKVREHRVTWFYCLGLMPTLLLRQPEAPEDREHHVRAIFASAIPRDLHADLEARWGVPWFEAFGMTETGSDIRVSAADHDELVGTGCIGRPNTAREVMIADEHGKPLPRGETGELLIRGIGLMQGYHEDPGATERAFRGGWFHTGDLARMDAGGRVFYVGRTKDMIRRSGENISADEVERALLLHPEVRLAAVIAVPDELRGEEIKAYVVLSGERAVDPDELASFCGEKLAYFKVPRFWVYADALPLTPSERVAKGELRKEDPRAGAYDRTESRWLP from the coding sequence ATGAGCCCGCAGCGCCCACGCTCGGGGGACGACCCCCGGACCCCCGAAAAGCTGGTCGAGGTCGACGACCTGGTCGCACTGGTCACCCGCGCCGCCACGCAGTGGCCCGACAAGGAGGCCTGGCACTTCGACGCCACCGGCGAACGCCTCACCTTCGCCGACATCGACGCGCAGACCACCGAATTCGCCATCGCGCTCGCGGAACTCGGCGTCGAGCGGGGTGACCGCGTCGCGGTGATGCTGCGCAACCAGCCGGAGTTCCCGCTGCTCTGGCTCGCACTGGCCAAGCTCGGCGCGAGCCTGGTGCCGGTCAACACGAACTACCGCGAACTCGACGGCAAGCACGTGCTCGCGCATTCCGGCGCGAAGCTCGCGGTGGCCGCCGAGGAATTCGTGGAATTGTTGAACACGATCGCGCCGGACACCGCGGTGCGGCGGGTGCTCACCCCCGCCGAGCTGAGCAAAACCGGACCGGCCAGTGAATTCACCGCCTCCGGTGAGCAACCGGCCAACGTGCAGTACACCTCCGGCACCACCGGCGCGCCGAAGGGCTGCGTGCTCCCCCACCGGTACTGGACCACGCTGGCGAAGTCACTGGTGCTGCACGATCCCGAGGTCTACTCCGGGGACGTGCTGCTGACCGCGCAGCCGTTCCACTACATCGATCCACAGTGGAATGTCGCACTCGGCCTGGCGTCCGGCGCGAAACTGGTGGTGCTCGACCGGTTCCACCCGTCCACGTTCTGGGCCAAGGTGCGCGAGCACCGGGTCACCTGGTTCTACTGCCTCGGCCTGATGCCCACGCTGCTGCTGCGCCAGCCGGAAGCGCCGGAGGACCGCGAGCACCACGTCCGCGCGATCTTCGCTTCGGCGATCCCGCGTGACCTGCACGCCGATCTCGAAGCCCGCTGGGGCGTGCCGTGGTTCGAGGCGTTCGGCATGACCGAGACCGGCAGCGACATCCGGGTTTCCGCGGCCGACCACGACGAACTGGTCGGCACCGGCTGCATCGGCCGCCCGAACACCGCCCGTGAGGTGATGATCGCGGACGAGCACGGGAAGCCGTTGCCGCGCGGGGAAACCGGGGAACTGCTGATCCGCGGGATCGGCCTGATGCAGGGCTACCACGAGGATCCCGGCGCCACCGAGCGCGCCTTCCGCGGTGGCTGGTTCCACACCGGCGATCTCGCGCGGATGGACGCCGGGGGCCGGGTGTTCTACGTCGGCCGCACGAAGGACATGATCCGGCGCAGCGGCGAGAACATCTCCGCCGACGAGGTGGAACGCGCGCTCCTGCTGCACCCGGAGGTCCGGCTGGCCGCGGTGATCGCGGTACCGGACGAACTGCGCGGCGAGGAGATCAAGGCGTACGTGGTGCTCAGCGGCGAACGCGCGGTCGACCCCGATGAGCTGGCGAGCTTCTGCGGGGAAAAGCTGGCGTACTTCAAGGTCCCGCGGTTCTGGGTCTACGCCGACGCGCTGCCGCTCACCCCGTCCGAGCGGGTGGCCAAGGGTGAACTGCGCAAGGAGGACCCGCGCGCCGGGGCGTACGACAGAACGGAGTCGCGGTGGTTGCCGTGA
- a CDS encoding TetR/AcrR family transcriptional regulator: MTSADRVRQAAIRLFAEKGFHGTGIRDLAQAANLSSASLYHYMGTKEELLAGLMRECLERLLEGAGKVTEGVADPRERLGRLVALHVMSHALRPDETRVVDNELRALSPAAQEPVVRLRDAYEQLWATAIADGVAAGVFSAGEPSITRLALLEMCNGVSRWYSPRGPLTLEALAAEYAGLAMRALESAGKGPDPDLRYCRAVVADVWNTPNPHAAPCPDAITGGRSKGD, translated from the coding sequence GTGACGTCGGCGGACCGGGTCCGCCAGGCCGCCATCCGGTTGTTCGCGGAGAAGGGTTTCCACGGCACCGGCATCCGCGATCTGGCGCAGGCGGCGAACCTGTCTTCGGCGAGCCTCTACCACTACATGGGGACCAAGGAGGAACTGCTCGCCGGTCTCATGCGCGAATGTCTGGAAAGACTGCTCGAAGGGGCCGGAAAGGTGACCGAAGGCGTTGCCGATCCACGGGAACGGCTGGGCAGGCTGGTCGCGCTGCATGTGATGAGTCACGCACTGAGGCCCGACGAGACGCGTGTGGTGGACAACGAACTGCGCGCGCTCTCGCCCGCCGCGCAGGAGCCGGTGGTCCGCCTTCGCGACGCGTACGAGCAGCTCTGGGCCACCGCGATCGCCGACGGCGTGGCCGCCGGGGTGTTCTCCGCGGGTGAGCCGTCCATCACCCGCCTGGCGCTGCTGGAGATGTGCAACGGCGTTTCGCGGTGGTACTCCCCCCGCGGTCCGCTCACCCTCGAAGCGCTGGCCGCCGAATACGCCGGGCTGGCGATGCGGGCGCTCGAAAGTGCCGGAAAAGGGCCCGATCCGGATCTCCGATATTGCCGCGCGGTGGTCGCGGACGTGTGGAACACGCCAAATCCGCACGCGGCGCCTTGCCCAGACGCGATTACTGGGGGACGCTCGAAGGGTGACTGA